One Candidatus Peregrinibacteria bacterium DNA segment encodes these proteins:
- the terL gene encoding phage terminase large subunit, whose protein sequence is MTKNHVPKNLKTIIKDRKLRRAMTFESHFMFFHVYFSHYIEHATADFQKEMFALTEDPKVKNIVVVAFRGSGKSTIMNTSLPLWSILGKPQCKHVIIVGLTQDQAKRHLKNIKQELESNELLRKDLGPFKEIENEWSAYTLEIPNLGARITAVSVDQSIRGIRHGAYRPDLIICDDVEDLSSTKTLESRDKVDEVITSEIIPSGTPKTRLVVIGNLLHEDSFIMRLRKRIVNKDFNGEFRAYPLLDEANKCLWPGKFPNQESIQDEKTRSGKESSWQREYMLNIVTSTDRIIFPEWIHTYPELPEKSGRKSKFRKLYTSVDLAISQHDRADCTAMVTAQVHGYGEEMIIYVLPNPINLRLTFEETINTAKGLHDNHKSTLIVEDVAYQKAAIETLKGRGCIVEGVTPKGDKSSRLTLVSYLFERGQILFPEQGCERLIQQLLNFGLERHDDLVDALTMLISFVSQEQEKSNLLFGFWNMDGSSKLVYRDHVEYTDDYGGTREVWYDEKA, encoded by the coding sequence ATGACAAAAAATCACGTTCCAAAAAATCTCAAAACAATAATTAAAGATAGGAAGCTACGAAGAGCTATGACGTTTGAAAGTCACTTCATGTTTTTCCATGTCTATTTCAGCCATTATATCGAACATGCCACGGCAGATTTTCAAAAAGAGATGTTCGCACTGACAGAAGATCCAAAGGTGAAAAACATCGTCGTTGTAGCCTTTCGAGGATCGGGTAAGTCCACCATCATGAATACGAGCCTTCCCCTGTGGTCCATCTTAGGCAAACCCCAGTGCAAACACGTGATTATTGTGGGCCTGACCCAAGACCAAGCGAAGAGACATTTAAAGAATATAAAGCAGGAACTTGAGAGCAACGAATTGCTAAGAAAAGACTTGGGACCCTTCAAAGAGATTGAAAACGAATGGAGTGCGTACACATTAGAAATTCCAAATTTAGGAGCAAGGATCACTGCCGTTTCGGTAGATCAAAGTATCCGAGGCATTCGACATGGGGCGTATAGACCAGACCTCATCATATGCGATGACGTAGAAGATCTAAGTTCCACAAAAACCTTAGAAAGCAGAGACAAGGTGGATGAAGTGATTACCAGTGAAATCATCCCATCTGGTACCCCAAAGACACGACTTGTGGTGATTGGGAACCTTCTACATGAAGACTCGTTCATCATGCGTTTAAGGAAACGAATCGTGAATAAGGATTTCAATGGCGAGTTTCGTGCTTATCCCTTACTTGATGAGGCTAATAAATGTCTATGGCCTGGGAAATTTCCAAACCAAGAAAGCATTCAAGATGAAAAGACGCGAAGCGGAAAAGAGTCCTCATGGCAGCGGGAATACATGCTTAACATTGTGACAAGTACGGATCGGATCATCTTCCCAGAGTGGATTCATACTTATCCAGAACTTCCTGAGAAAAGCGGTAGAAAAAGTAAATTCAGAAAACTTTATACTTCAGTAGATTTGGCTATTTCTCAGCACGACAGGGCAGACTGCACGGCAATGGTGACGGCACAGGTGCATGGCTATGGCGAAGAAATGATCATTTACGTTCTACCGAATCCAATCAATTTAAGATTAACGTTTGAAGAAACAATCAACACTGCTAAAGGCCTTCACGACAACCATAAATCCACGCTGATAGTTGAAGACGTAGCCTATCAAAAAGCAGCAATAGAGACTTTGAAAGGAAGAGGGTGCATCGTTGAAGGCGTTACTCCAAAAGGAGATAAAAGCTCCCGCCTCACTTTGGTTTCCTATCTCTTTGAAAGAGGGCAAATACTATTTCCTGAGCAAGGTTGCGAGCGTTTAATTCAACAGTTACTCAATTTTGGATTAGAGAGACATGATGATTTAGTGGATGCACTAACGATGCTTATTTCATTTGTATCTCAGGAACAAGAAAAATCAAATTTACTGTTTGGATTCTGGAATATGGATGGCTCATCTAAACTTGTATATCGAGATCATGTGGAATACACAGATGATTATGGTGGCACCAGAGAGGTCTGGTACGATGAGAAAGCTTAA
- the rpmA gene encoding 50S ribosomal protein L27: MSHKKAGGSSKNGRDSNAKRLGVKRFGGETVTTGTVLIRQKGTKWHPGENVGVGRDFTLFALTDGVVSYAEKRLKKFDRRSKFNTVVSILTK, translated from the coding sequence ATGTCACACAAAAAAGCTGGAGGTTCGAGTAAAAATGGACGCGATTCAAACGCGAAGCGCCTCGGCGTGAAGCGTTTTGGAGGGGAAACGGTAACAACGGGCACGGTTTTGATTCGTCAAAAAGGAACAAAATGGCACCCCGGTGAAAACGTGGGAGTGGGGCGCGACTTTACGCTCTTTGCTTTGACCGACGGAGTGGTGTCTTACGCTGAAAAACGCCTTAAAAAATTCGACCGTCGCAGCAAATTCAACACGGTGGTGAGCATCCTCACAAAATAA
- a CDS encoding S-layer homology domain-containing protein: MAQVYKYLKKGFLAVLMTALFIPNTSASSFEDVASSNTNYVAIEYLVSIGTLEGYSDGSFKPNQTINRAELMKVLVSGQGIEPDANIYKNCFPDVTTDWYAKYVCYAHEEGWVDGYPDGNFAPSSTVNKVEAIKMLVNALGLSSMLPTTVSSTLFSDTDSSAWYAPYVYVAKDLNLLETTSGNFSPSGEMDRSGVAENIYRTLVVQEMAVSEFSEAAQTNFLTVKGLTSLIETEETAPEETDTPEEPVVQEPVISIEDITFSGSDSEVTGSFDLEEGLAVVTLTYNGDSNFIVHLLSTTEDTTEYLSNEIGDYEGVTAVSIEEAGEYVLEVDGDDGSWTVKIEQPRDTSNAEYTKEFSGEGSTVTDFIKIEEGLSVFNFTHDGNSNFIVHLLDESGETVSYLTNEIGETEGSVAEYVDERTYVLHVEADGEWTFDWDQVDFNDSTSTSEFSGEGNAATQVFHISTAGLKTFNLSHSGDSNFIVHLLDSDGDTVAYLANEIGDFDGDTAEYLDAGDYIMNVDADGDWEITID; the protein is encoded by the coding sequence ATGGCACAGGTCTATAAATATCTTAAGAAAGGCTTCCTAGCCGTTCTTATGACGGCTCTTTTTATCCCTAACACATCAGCCTCTAGTTTTGAGGATGTCGCTTCCAGCAACACCAATTACGTTGCCATCGAATACCTCGTCAGCATTGGGACTTTAGAAGGCTATTCAGACGGCAGCTTTAAGCCAAATCAAACTATAAATAGAGCGGAACTTATGAAGGTTTTGGTCTCAGGACAAGGAATAGAACCAGATGCAAACATCTACAAGAACTGTTTCCCAGATGTCACCACTGATTGGTACGCAAAGTACGTTTGCTATGCCCATGAAGAAGGGTGGGTGGATGGCTATCCTGACGGAAACTTTGCACCTTCTAGTACGGTGAATAAAGTAGAAGCCATCAAAATGCTGGTGAATGCTTTGGGCTTAAGTTCCATGCTTCCCACTACTGTTTCTTCGACCCTATTTAGCGACACCGACAGCTCCGCTTGGTACGCTCCTTACGTCTATGTTGCAAAGGACTTAAACCTACTTGAAACGACCAGTGGAAACTTCAGTCCTTCAGGAGAGATGGATCGTAGCGGAGTGGCAGAAAACATTTATCGTACCTTGGTGGTACAAGAAATGGCTGTAAGTGAATTTAGCGAAGCTGCTCAAACTAACTTCCTGACAGTGAAAGGCCTCACTTCTTTGATTGAGACTGAAGAAACAGCCCCAGAAGAAACTGACACACCTGAGGAACCTGTTGTTCAAGAGCCAGTCATTTCTATTGAAGATATCACTTTCTCTGGTTCTGACTCTGAGGTAACTGGATCTTTTGACCTCGAAGAAGGCCTGGCTGTTGTCACTCTCACTTATAATGGAGATAGCAATTTTATCGTTCATCTCCTTTCTACTACTGAAGATACAACAGAGTATCTCTCAAATGAGATTGGCGATTACGAAGGTGTGACTGCCGTCTCTATAGAAGAAGCTGGGGAATATGTTTTGGAAGTTGATGGAGATGACGGTTCATGGACAGTCAAAATTGAACAGCCGCGAGACACTTCAAATGCCGAATATACCAAAGAGTTCAGTGGTGAGGGGTCAACCGTCACCGACTTTATTAAGATAGAAGAAGGTCTTTCCGTTTTTAATTTCACTCACGACGGAAATTCCAATTTCATCGTTCATTTGCTTGATGAAAGTGGCGAGACCGTTAGCTATCTTACCAATGAGATCGGGGAGACAGAAGGCTCTGTAGCAGAATATGTGGATGAGCGTACTTATGTCCTTCATGTTGAAGCGGATGGAGAATGGACATTTGATTGGGACCAAGTCGACTTCAATGACAGCACCTCCACTTCAGAATTCAGCGGAGAAGGGAATGCTGCCACTCAAGTCTTCCATATTTCGACTGCTGGCCTTAAAACATTCAATTTGAGCCACTCTGGAGATAGCAACTTCATTGTTCATCTCTTAGATTCTGATGGGGATACCGTAGCTTACCTTGCCAATGAGATTGGTGATTTTGACGGAGACACCGCCGAATATCTAGATGCAGGAGATTACATTATGAATGTGGATGCCGATGGGGACTGGGAAATCACGATAGACTAA
- a CDS encoding peptidoglycan DD-metalloendopeptidase family protein — translation MEEALESIANLEKILENLEEQIEDTQRQILNVKTQEEAKNMELQDLQNKVKNLEIQREEEKQIVKELMMLLYMKRDVYYNKEGVNPVKILASPDSVSQTLQEITYLNVVAGETKKHIGNLTALTQELGDHWEAIRQKQSELSESEVKLMEELAALEVEKMHQSEILDETQAEKSILEAMLGSADQREGDLESEIRIYQNNIDLLEKKLADSNALLSEDQKAVIAQIQADMAAEFSVTDASNILDLDWPTPPAGGLTAFFHDGGYQATFGVDHYALDIRSKQGSSIFAPAEGVVQNVVYDPESTRYAYITVAHRMGVVTLYGHISAPAVAIGDYVTRGQLLGYSGGNPGSMGAGARTTGPHLHFEVWQDGVRVDPLKYLPLEELDLSKIPADYMNQVQSALESQIKTLIRN, via the coding sequence ATGGAGGAAGCCCTTGAATCCATCGCCAATTTGGAAAAAATTCTAGAGAATTTGGAGGAACAAATTGAAGACACGCAGCGTCAGATTTTAAACGTTAAAACTCAAGAAGAAGCCAAGAATATGGAGCTGCAAGATTTGCAAAATAAGGTTAAAAATTTGGAAATTCAAAGGGAAGAAGAAAAACAAATCGTAAAAGAGCTGATGATGCTCTTGTATATGAAACGCGATGTTTATTACAACAAAGAAGGGGTGAATCCAGTTAAGATTTTGGCCAGCCCCGACTCGGTTTCACAAACTTTGCAAGAAATCACTTATTTGAATGTCGTGGCCGGAGAAACCAAAAAACACATTGGAAATTTGACGGCACTCACCCAGGAATTGGGTGACCATTGGGAGGCCATCCGTCAAAAACAAAGTGAACTGAGTGAAAGTGAAGTGAAATTGATGGAAGAATTGGCCGCGCTTGAGGTGGAAAAAATGCATCAAAGTGAAATTTTGGATGAGACTCAGGCTGAAAAATCCATTTTGGAGGCCATGCTCGGCTCTGCGGATCAACGCGAAGGCGATTTGGAAAGTGAGATTCGCATTTATCAAAACAATATTGATCTGCTTGAGAAAAAACTTGCAGACTCCAATGCCTTGCTTTCGGAAGATCAAAAAGCTGTGATCGCTCAAATTCAAGCAGACATGGCAGCGGAATTCAGCGTGACCGATGCCTCCAACATATTGGATTTGGATTGGCCCACCCCCCCGGCGGGCGGTTTGACGGCTTTTTTTCATGATGGTGGGTATCAGGCTACGTTTGGAGTGGACCATTATGCGCTCGACATTCGATCCAAACAGGGGTCTTCCATTTTTGCTCCGGCAGAAGGAGTGGTTCAAAATGTGGTTTACGATCCAGAGTCCACGCGTTACGCCTATATTACGGTGGCTCATCGCATGGGAGTGGTCACTTTGTATGGACATATTTCTGCGCCGGCAGTGGCGATTGGCGATTATGTGACTCGAGGACAGTTGCTCGGGTACAGTGGCGGGAATCCGGGCAGCATGGGTGCCGGAGCGCGAACCACAGGACCTCACTTGCACTTTGAGGTGTGGCAGGATGGGGTGCGAGTGGACCCGCTGAAATATTTGCCTTTGGAGGAATTGGATCTTTCAAAGATTCCTGCGGATTACATGAATCAAGTTCAATCAGCCTTAGAATCTCAGATAAAGACCTTGATTAGGAATTGA
- a CDS encoding site-specific DNA-methyltransferase, translating into MKNSQDKPQKNSIKKGDLFQLGEHTLLCGDSTKKSDVETLLKGKTVRLLLTDPPYGVAYVEGRMEKSKQEHKVIQNDHLQSEEDYSNFSSHWLEAIKPYLEAKNSYYIFNSDRMLFSLREGIKSQGFKMSQLLIWVKTGAVIGRLDYNPQHELIAYGWLGTHEALKGRDKTVLVAPKPLKNDLHPTMKPVSLLRRLVLNSTTRGDTVYDPFLGSGSTLIACEQTKRRCIGIEIEPDYCKVIIDRFEKMTGSKAIKLAPHL; encoded by the coding sequence ATGAAAAACTCACAGGACAAACCGCAAAAAAACTCAATTAAAAAGGGTGATCTCTTCCAGCTCGGAGAACACACCTTGCTATGTGGTGACTCAACAAAAAAGTCAGATGTAGAGACTCTTCTCAAAGGAAAAACCGTAAGACTCCTCCTTACAGACCCACCTTATGGTGTCGCCTATGTCGAAGGAAGAATGGAGAAGTCAAAGCAAGAGCATAAGGTGATACAAAATGACCATCTCCAATCCGAAGAAGATTATTCCAATTTCTCAAGCCATTGGCTCGAGGCCATAAAGCCCTATTTGGAGGCTAAAAATTCTTACTACATTTTCAACAGTGACCGGATGCTGTTTAGCCTCCGAGAAGGGATTAAAAGTCAGGGGTTCAAGATGTCACAGCTCCTTATTTGGGTGAAAACGGGAGCGGTGATCGGAAGATTGGACTACAACCCACAGCATGAACTCATTGCCTATGGTTGGCTTGGAACTCATGAAGCATTAAAAGGAAGAGATAAGACAGTTTTAGTCGCACCAAAGCCGCTTAAGAATGATCTTCATCCAACGATGAAACCAGTCTCTTTGTTGCGACGGCTTGTTTTAAATAGCACCACGAGAGGAGACACCGTTTACGATCCCTTCTTAGGAAGTGGGTCAACGCTTATAGCCTGCGAGCAGACAAAAAGAAGATGTATCGGAATTGAGATCGAACCAGATTATTGCAAAGTCATTATCGATCGTTTTGAAAAAATGACAGGTTCGAAAGCGATAAAATTAGCCCCTCATCTATGA
- a CDS encoding DUF4263 domain-containing protein: MITLPSQAEVAAFEIASILQNRKEGRIYASDFPGGGGKYISVVFDEGTDPYDVKLQVSKRVELRLTYIFNDEKITGVQLTKATGKTVEKMNFSTMGFENILALLQIFSGLDLKSIADKSLILDASIIQDEAALKMHLKTILADTKGQRILAELATNSSVQEGDVTNIAHKRSALDTFKGLLTDDVFFEAKKTEWGKSKDEDVWQHFFEENKWIFGYGLEYVFNAPIEKGKFEQVLRGADFNDPGKRPDGILKTLGLINFLNIVEIKTHKTPLLEEKMYRTSRVWAPSSELIGAVSQCHQYVRISENHLGEIVDLKDKDGNLIGQQVFQFKPKSFLIIGTTEKDFLDAGGKVLNPDKLSCFEHFRKNLSSPEIITFDQLYQRAKNIIELNS, from the coding sequence ATGATTACTCTACCCAGTCAAGCAGAGGTTGCCGCATTTGAGATTGCTTCCATCCTTCAAAATCGAAAGGAAGGCCGTATTTATGCTTCAGATTTTCCTGGTGGAGGTGGCAAGTATATAAGTGTTGTATTTGATGAAGGAACTGATCCCTACGATGTAAAGCTTCAAGTCTCCAAAAGGGTCGAGCTTCGTCTGACTTATATTTTTAATGACGAGAAAATTACAGGGGTCCAGTTGACTAAAGCTACTGGGAAGACTGTTGAGAAAATGAACTTTTCTACGATGGGTTTCGAAAATATTTTAGCTCTACTTCAAATTTTCAGTGGACTCGATTTAAAATCAATCGCAGATAAATCTCTCATTCTTGATGCAAGCATCATACAGGATGAGGCGGCGCTCAAGATGCACCTTAAGACAATACTAGCGGACACTAAGGGGCAAAGGATTTTAGCTGAACTTGCCACAAACAGCTCTGTCCAAGAAGGGGATGTTACCAACATTGCCCATAAACGGTCTGCGCTTGATACTTTTAAAGGGCTTCTTACAGATGATGTTTTCTTTGAGGCAAAGAAAACTGAGTGGGGAAAATCAAAAGATGAAGATGTTTGGCAGCATTTTTTCGAAGAAAATAAGTGGATATTTGGCTATGGTTTAGAATATGTCTTTAATGCTCCGATAGAAAAAGGCAAATTTGAGCAGGTGCTAAGAGGTGCAGATTTTAATGATCCTGGAAAGAGACCCGATGGGATATTGAAAACATTGGGACTTATTAATTTTCTAAATATTGTTGAAATTAAGACTCATAAAACTCCTCTTTTGGAAGAGAAGATGTATAGGACTAGCAGAGTATGGGCACCAAGTTCTGAACTTATCGGCGCAGTGTCACAGTGTCACCAGTATGTGAGAATATCTGAAAATCATTTAGGTGAGATCGTTGATCTGAAAGATAAAGATGGCAATCTTATTGGACAGCAAGTTTTTCAATTTAAGCCAAAATCCTTTCTCATTATAGGCACAACTGAGAAGGACTTCTTAGATGCAGGTGGGAAGGTTTTAAATCCAGATAAATTATCTTGTTTCGAGCATTTTAGGAAAAACCTGTCCTCACCTGAGATCATCACATTTGATCAACTCTACCAAAGGGCAAAAAACATCATTGAGCTTAACTCTTAG
- a CDS encoding DNA modification methylase, translated as MQKKIPLEIVHIDVEALNPAPYNPRRWDKKAEADLTDSIKRFGLIDPILVNSATERRNIVIGGHFRLKIAKELGYKEVPVVFIKITEEERERELNLRLNRNQGAWDMELLRNFDISLLLDVGFDDSDLQHIWDDVIETEDDNFNVDEELKNITPFVQDGDLWELGSHRLICGDSTNKETLDKLLEGRKVGFVTADPPYNIGLDYNKGIGTKGKYGGTKVDDDKTDTQYEEFLENCLSNAKDHTLLDAHFFCWSDERYIGLIQRVYQKLEIGNKRVCIWLKNNQMSTPQVAFHKVFEPCIYGIRGDPFLSQYHTAFNEVMNKEVGTGNKLHGDVLDMMSVWLEKRLPSNAYEHPTAKPPTLYEKAIRRCTKPGDFILELFGGSGSTLIAAEQLKRSCFLVELDPLFCSLIIKRYEKLTGQTAKKLN; from the coding sequence ATGCAGAAAAAAATACCGTTAGAAATCGTTCACATAGACGTAGAGGCCCTCAACCCTGCCCCTTACAATCCCCGTAGATGGGACAAAAAGGCAGAAGCAGATCTTACGGACAGTATAAAAAGATTTGGACTCATAGATCCAATACTCGTTAATTCCGCCACCGAGAGACGCAACATCGTGATCGGAGGTCATTTCAGACTGAAAATAGCCAAGGAATTGGGCTACAAAGAAGTGCCTGTGGTCTTTATTAAGATCACAGAGGAGGAAAGAGAGCGGGAACTCAACCTTCGACTCAATAGGAATCAAGGAGCCTGGGATATGGAGTTACTACGGAATTTCGATATCTCACTCTTATTGGATGTTGGATTTGATGATTCAGATCTCCAACACATATGGGACGACGTGATAGAAACGGAAGACGACAACTTTAATGTAGATGAGGAACTCAAGAATATTACGCCTTTCGTTCAGGATGGTGACCTCTGGGAGCTTGGAAGCCATAGATTGATTTGTGGAGACTCCACAAACAAAGAAACGTTAGACAAGCTTCTTGAAGGAAGAAAGGTGGGGTTCGTCACAGCGGATCCTCCATACAATATCGGACTGGATTACAACAAAGGCATAGGGACCAAAGGAAAGTATGGCGGAACCAAAGTGGATGACGATAAAACAGATACTCAATATGAAGAGTTTTTAGAAAACTGCCTAAGCAATGCGAAAGACCACACTCTTCTTGATGCCCACTTCTTTTGTTGGTCGGACGAAAGGTACATCGGCTTGATCCAAAGGGTTTATCAAAAACTAGAAATAGGAAACAAGAGAGTTTGCATCTGGCTGAAGAACAATCAAATGAGCACTCCACAGGTGGCTTTTCATAAAGTCTTTGAACCTTGTATCTACGGCATTCGAGGAGACCCATTCCTATCCCAGTACCACACAGCCTTCAACGAAGTGATGAACAAGGAGGTGGGTACAGGAAATAAACTCCATGGAGATGTTTTAGACATGATGAGTGTCTGGCTCGAAAAACGCCTCCCCTCAAACGCGTATGAACATCCAACGGCAAAACCACCGACTCTTTATGAAAAAGCTATTAGACGGTGCACAAAGCCAGGAGATTTTATCTTAGAACTCTTTGGCGGATCAGGCTCAACCCTCATCGCAGCAGAACAACTCAAACGCAGCTGCTTTCTAGTAGAGCTAGACCCCCTCTTTTGCTCATTAATCATCAAACGCTATGAAAAACTCACAGGACAAACCGCAAAAAAACTCAATTAA
- a CDS encoding bacteriophage holin: MKTTLNPLAAALSMGVAWAISLFVMTLIGSQTGFLGNFLHILEDVYPWYELSPKGAVIGLVWGFLDGFIGVYVLVWLYNFFVKKLK; the protein is encoded by the coding sequence ATGAAAACAACTCTAAATCCTTTAGCTGCAGCCCTTTCGATGGGAGTCGCTTGGGCGATCAGCCTTTTTGTGATGACACTCATCGGCTCTCAAACGGGCTTTTTGGGCAACTTTTTGCATATCTTGGAAGACGTGTATCCTTGGTATGAATTGTCTCCAAAAGGGGCCGTTATTGGCCTGGTCTGGGGCTTTTTAGATGGATTCATTGGGGTCTACGTTTTGGTTTGGCTTTACAACTTTTTCGTTAAAAAACTCAAGTAA
- the mutY gene encoding A/G-specific adenine glycosylase produces MFQDDLLSWFKTEQRKLPWRLHYEPYQVWISEIMLQQTQVATVLPYFDRWMKVFPNLEALAAAPEEQVLKLWEGLGYYSRARNLQKAARQIVEKHGGVFPSNFEVVLSLPGIGPYTAGAICSIAFNQNQAAVDGNVVRVLSRLENFKGDVKKNMNFFWTRAAELLPPGQARDFNQGLMELGALICAPKNPKCSSCPVQAHCKAFEAGTVVSLPNKGPGPSKVKIQVAIAILEKEGKVFVQKRHEKGLMGGLWEFPGGKVEPGESIEEALRREVLEETGLSLGPLRFLMNLQHAYTRYQVDLHCYLAEPLGDQVRLTAASEWRFVPPQELKDMAFPAANVKLIERYLGLGPLNS; encoded by the coding sequence ATGTTTCAAGACGATCTTTTATCTTGGTTCAAAACAGAGCAAAGAAAGCTGCCTTGGCGGCTTCATTACGAGCCCTATCAGGTTTGGATCTCAGAAATCATGCTGCAGCAAACCCAGGTGGCGACCGTGCTCCCCTATTTTGACCGTTGGATGAAGGTTTTTCCAAACTTGGAAGCACTGGCGGCGGCCCCCGAAGAACAGGTGCTGAAACTGTGGGAAGGGCTGGGTTATTATTCCCGCGCTCGCAATTTGCAAAAAGCAGCGAGGCAGATTGTAGAAAAACACGGCGGTGTTTTTCCTTCGAATTTTGAGGTGGTTTTGTCCTTGCCCGGCATTGGACCTTACACCGCAGGAGCCATTTGCAGCATCGCCTTCAATCAAAATCAAGCGGCAGTGGATGGCAATGTGGTGCGTGTGCTCAGTCGTCTGGAAAATTTTAAAGGAGATGTGAAGAAAAACATGAACTTTTTTTGGACTCGAGCAGCAGAGTTATTGCCTCCGGGTCAGGCTAGGGATTTCAATCAAGGACTCATGGAACTCGGAGCCCTCATTTGTGCACCTAAAAATCCCAAATGCTCGAGCTGCCCGGTTCAGGCACATTGCAAGGCTTTTGAAGCCGGCACGGTAGTGAGTTTGCCAAACAAGGGTCCCGGGCCCAGCAAGGTGAAAATTCAAGTGGCGATTGCGATTTTAGAAAAAGAAGGCAAAGTTTTTGTGCAAAAACGGCATGAAAAAGGTCTGATGGGTGGGCTTTGGGAATTTCCAGGTGGAAAAGTGGAGCCCGGTGAGAGCATTGAAGAGGCCTTGCGACGTGAAGTTTTAGAAGAAACGGGCTTGAGTTTAGGTCCTTTGCGCTTCCTCATGAATCTGCAACACGCTTACACTCGCTATCAGGTGGATTTGCACTGTTATTTGGCTGAACCTCTTGGCGACCAGGTTCGCCTTACGGCCGCCAGCGAGTGGCGCTTTGTGCCTCCTCAGGAATTGAAAGATATGGCCTTTCCGGCGGCGAACGTGAAATTGATTGAACGTTATTTGGGACTGGGTCCCTTGAATTCCTGA
- a CDS encoding recombinase family protein produces the protein MTDNLVDLKYCLYARKSSESDERQALSIDSQITEMETLARRENIKIVDIKRESKSAKGSGERRAFNELIKGLEMQEFNAILTWQPDRLSRNAGDLGSLVDLMDRGFLRQIRTFGQTFTNNPNEKFLLMILCSQAKLENDNRGINVKRGLRAKCERGTRPGGVPIGYKLIRSTNFRESSKIIVDEERAPFVKKMFQYVIKNDFSGRQVNEFLSDEGFRTSSGKTMALSATYRVFKEAFYYGEFEFPRGSGNWYKGSHTPLITKEDFVEANKRLQTTPKGKWGRKEFYFSKLFKCGTCGSGITGEERVNRFGKHYTYYKCNKYGGRGRCREKYIREENLIESIAKLVDQLRADHFRLSSRVEREVEKLNDLRKISGDAMTNPLTTQDYIAYILKNGTAEEKRDLLRCVNGKLFLIKGDIQHNY, from the coding sequence ATGACAGACAACTTGGTAGATCTAAAATACTGTCTTTACGCCCGTAAATCCTCGGAGTCAGATGAAAGACAGGCCTTGTCGATCGATTCACAAATTACTGAGATGGAGACCTTAGCTAGAAGAGAAAACATTAAAATTGTCGACATTAAAAGAGAAAGTAAGTCAGCTAAAGGATCTGGAGAACGTCGAGCTTTTAACGAGTTGATCAAGGGGCTTGAGATGCAGGAATTCAATGCAATACTAACCTGGCAGCCAGATCGATTAAGTAGAAATGCGGGTGACCTCGGTTCTTTGGTAGATTTAATGGACCGTGGCTTTCTAAGACAAATCAGAACTTTTGGGCAGACTTTCACGAATAACCCCAACGAAAAGTTCTTACTGATGATCCTCTGTAGCCAGGCAAAACTAGAAAATGATAATCGTGGAATCAATGTAAAAAGAGGCCTTAGAGCAAAGTGTGAGCGTGGAACAAGACCTGGTGGGGTTCCAATAGGCTATAAACTAATCCGAAGTACGAACTTCAGGGAATCAAGTAAAATCATCGTAGACGAAGAGAGGGCTCCTTTTGTGAAAAAGATGTTTCAATACGTGATTAAAAATGACTTTAGCGGAAGACAAGTGAATGAATTTCTATCAGATGAAGGATTTCGAACAAGCAGTGGGAAAACGATGGCCTTAAGCGCAACCTATCGAGTCTTTAAAGAGGCATTTTATTATGGTGAGTTTGAATTTCCGAGAGGCAGTGGGAATTGGTACAAAGGTTCTCATACTCCACTCATCACAAAGGAAGACTTCGTTGAAGCAAACAAAAGACTGCAAACGACTCCCAAAGGTAAATGGGGAAGGAAAGAATTTTATTTCAGTAAACTGTTCAAATGTGGAACTTGCGGATCTGGAATAACTGGCGAAGAAAGGGTCAATCGTTTCGGTAAACATTACACTTACTACAAATGCAATAAATATGGCGGTAGAGGAAGATGCAGAGAAAAATACATTCGTGAAGAAAACCTGATCGAATCCATTGCAAAACTTGTTGATCAACTCCGCGCAGATCACTTTCGGCTTAGCTCCAGAGTTGAAAGAGAGGTAGAGAAGCTCAATGATTTAAGGAAAATTTCCGGCGATGCTATGACCAATCCATTAACAACACAAGACTACATCGCTTATATCCTTAAAAATGGCACAGCTGAGGAAAAAAGAGATCTGTTAAGGTGCGTAAATGGAAAGCTTTTTCTAATAAAAGGTGACATCCAGCACAATTACTAG